The DNA segment AGGCTGCGGCGCGGGCGGCGAATAAAGCACCGGCCTTTTTCGTTTCAAGCCTTCCCGTGGCGCATGCGGGCTGCCCAGCTCCAAGCTGAGCCAACTCCGGCGTCCTCATGCACCTGCCCCCCTTCCACGGCCACGCAGGTGCAACAGTCAGCACAATCTAGACGAGTGTTTTTTCGCGACCTGCATCGCGAGGCACGGGCGTTGTGTTCTGCTTTTCTGCGCCCCACTTTATCGCCGTTGACGGCGAAAGAGACGCCATCGCCCAGCTTGCGAAACTGCACTTCCCAGCAACCGTGGCGGAACGTTCATGCGCACCATGAGTTTCGTCGCAGTCATTGGAGTTTTCACCTTGACCGCTTCCAGCAACGGCTTCTGGCGACACAAAAAAGAACAACAACGCCTTTCTCTCGACGACATCACCGTCGTCGACAAATCACTACTCAAGCGTGCAGTGGGCGCGATGGCGCTCGGCAACGCAATGGAATGGTTCGACTTCGGCGTGTACAGCTATATCGCCGTCACACTCGGCAAAGTCTTTTTCCCATCGGCGAGTCCGGCCGCGCAGCTGATCGCCACCTTCGGCACATTCGCCGCGGCGTTCCTCGTGCGCCCGGTCGGCGGCATGGTGTTCGGGCCGCTCGGCGACCGCATCGGCCGCCAGCGCGTGCTCGCGATGACCATGATCATGATGGCGCTCGGCACTTTCGCGATCGGCCTGATTCCGAGCTACGCGTCGATCGGAATCTTCGCACCGGTGCTGCTGCTCGTCGCCCGGCTCGTGCAGGGGTTCTCGACCGGCGGCGAGTACGGCGGCGCTGCCACCTTCATTGCGGAATTTTCGACGGACAAACGCCGCGGCTTCATGGGCAGCTTCCTCGAATTCGGCACGCTGATCGGCTATGTGCTCGGCGCGGGCACGGTTGCCGTGCTTACCGCTACGCTGTCGCATGACGCGCTGCTCACGTGGGGCTGGCGTGTGCCGTTTCTGATCGCGGGCCCGCTTGGTCTGGTGGGTCTGTATATCCGGATGAAGCTCGAAGAAACACCCGCGTTCAAAAAGCAGGCCGAGGAACGCGAAGCCGAAGACAAGGCGCTGCCGAAGCACTCGTTCCGCGAATTGCTGATGCAACAATGGAAGCCGTTGTTGCTGTGCGTCGGTCTCGTGCTGATCTTCAACGTCACCGACTACATGGCGCTCTCATATCTGCCGAGCTACCTGTCGGCCACGCTGCACTTTAACGAAACGCATGGCCTCTTTCTCGTGCTGGCCGTGATGGTGCTGATGATGCCGATGACGCTCGCCGCCGGCCGCCTGTCCGACACGATCGGCCGCAAGCCGGTGATGCTGTTCGGCTGCGTGGGTCTCTTTGCGCTGTCGATTCCGGCGCTGCTGCTGATCCGTATGGGTACCGTCGTGCCGGTGTTCGCCGGCCTGATGATTCTTGGCGTGCTGCTGTCGTGCTTTACCGGCGTGATGCCGTCGGCGCTGCCGGCGCTGTTTCCGACCCGAATCCGTTACGGCGCGCTGGCCATTGGCTTCAATATTTCGGTATCGCTGTTCGGTGGCACGACCCCGCTGATGACCGCGTGGCTGGTCGATCGCACCGGTAATCTGATGATGCCCGCGTACTACCTGATGGGCGCGTCGCTGATCGGTATCGTGTCGGTGATCGCGTTGCGTGAAACGGCTCGCAAGCCGCTGCTCGGCTCGGGTCCGTGCGTCGCCACGCGCGCCGAAGCGCATGCCGTGCTGCGCGGCGAACGTGAAGCGCAGGAAATGGATGAGCGATATGCGGCCACCGCTACCGCGCGTGCGTGAGAACGGCTGATCGCGGTAAGCGTCCGTCGCAGCCGACGTAACAAAAACATGAGCTCGCTCTAATACGGCTCGAACAACAGGCGTCGATCAGAAGACAAATCGGGCCGGCAAGCAATTGCCGGTCCGATTTTTTATGCAACGAGCGATTCGAAACTCGCACGGGCGTCTGCCCCTTCGACGATCAGCATGCCTGCGGAGATCGGTAATTTGAAGCGCCGGGGGCCGGCGCTGCCGGGATTGACGAACAGCACGCCGTCGCGCTCGCTGATAGCCGGCTTGTGCGAATGGCCGGTGATCACCACGCCAATCCCGTCGCTGCGCAGGTTGGCACCGACATCCGCGATATCGTGCACGACGAGAACCGTCACCTGCTGGACCGTGAGCTTCGCGTGCGTCGGCAGCGCGCGAGCCCAGTCGCCCGTGTCGTTGTTGCCGCGCACCGCGGTGACGGGCGCGATCGCTTTCAGCGCATCGAGCACCGCTTCATGGCAGATGTCGCCCGCGTGGATGATCGCGTCGCAGTCCGCGAGGTAACGAAGCGCTTCTGGACGGACGAGGTTGTGCGTGTCGGAGATCAGGCCGATTTTCGTACGCGTGGGTGTTGAAGTGGATGCGGTCATGCGGGCAGTATCGGGCAAAACGGCGCGACGTGCGCGCCATGAACTGCTACGGCTCAATCGGCCGACCGCTGGCCGGCCAGTTCGCCCGCCACGGCCCGCGCGGCCCGCAACGTGCGCCTGCCGCCGATCATCCGTCTCGTTGCGCCCTGCACGATCACCGACACGGCGCATGCAATCGCGAAACTGATCCACACGCCATAGCGCGGCAGCAGCATCGCAGTCACGGCGAAAAAGGCGGCGAACGAAGCACGGCCGATCACCATGCCGCGCACCAGCAGCGCGACGAAGTCCGCGCCATGCGCGCGCTGCGCCGACACCGCAAGCACGCTGCCGAGCAGCGGAAACACCGACAGTAGCCCGCTCCAGGTTGCGCCCATCGAGGTGGACAAAGTCGTCACGGCAAGCGTCAGCACCGCGCCGGCAAGCATGCGCGCAATCAGATCGCCGAGCCTGAGCCGCGCGGCGGGCAAATGTCCGGACACGCGCGGCAAGCCACCTTGCGACACCGCCACAGCGGCACACGCGACCATCAGCGCCCACCCGAGTCCGTGGGGCAGCCGCGTGAGCAACGCCGCGACACCCGCCCAGCCCGCCATGCCGGCCACGAGCGCCGTCGGCCACGCGACGCGCCGGCAGGTCCACGCATAAACGAAGTTGAACGCTTCCGACGCGGCAATCGCGGCGATCGACGCCGCCGACGCAAGCGCCGCGAACGCCGGACTGCGTTCGAGCGCGAGCAACAGCACGATCGGGCCGGCGACCACCGGCAGCCCGGCGAGCCAACCCGCCACCGACGGCCCCCACACGCGCCCCGCTACGGTCAGCGCGGCGAGAAACGCGGGCACGAGCGCAAGTTTGAACGCGAGCAGCACGCTCATGCTTCCAGCAGGTGTTCGATCCGGCGATCGGGAATCAGCCACCATGCGGCGGCCAGCGCATAGAGCGCGGCCGAGATCCAGGGCGCGGCGAAAGCGAGCACGATACCCGCGAGATAGATCACGACCGACACCTTGCCTTTGAAGTCGTTGCCGACTGCCTTTGCAATCGTCGACTCGCGGCCATGTTCGCGGATCAG comes from the Paraburkholderia sp. PREW-6R genome and includes:
- the proP gene encoding glycine betaine/L-proline transporter ProP, with amino-acid sequence MSFVAVIGVFTLTASSNGFWRHKKEQQRLSLDDITVVDKSLLKRAVGAMALGNAMEWFDFGVYSYIAVTLGKVFFPSASPAAQLIATFGTFAAAFLVRPVGGMVFGPLGDRIGRQRVLAMTMIMMALGTFAIGLIPSYASIGIFAPVLLLVARLVQGFSTGGEYGGAATFIAEFSTDKRRGFMGSFLEFGTLIGYVLGAGTVAVLTATLSHDALLTWGWRVPFLIAGPLGLVGLYIRMKLEETPAFKKQAEEREAEDKALPKHSFRELLMQQWKPLLLCVGLVLIFNVTDYMALSYLPSYLSATLHFNETHGLFLVLAVMVLMMPMTLAAGRLSDTIGRKPVMLFGCVGLFALSIPALLLIRMGTVVPVFAGLMILGVLLSCFTGVMPSALPALFPTRIRYGALAIGFNISVSLFGGTTPLMTAWLVDRTGNLMMPAYYLMGASLIGIVSVIALRETARKPLLGSGPCVATRAEAHAVLRGEREAQEMDERYAATATARA
- a CDS encoding metallophosphoesterase family protein; this encodes MTASTSTPTRTKIGLISDTHNLVRPEALRYLADCDAIIHAGDICHEAVLDALKAIAPVTAVRGNNDTGDWARALPTHAKLTVQQVTVLVVHDIADVGANLRSDGIGVVITGHSHKPAISERDGVLFVNPGSAGPRRFKLPISAGMLIVEGADARASFESLVA